From Brassica oleracea var. oleracea cultivar TO1000 chromosome C3, BOL, whole genome shotgun sequence, a single genomic window includes:
- the LOC106331168 gene encoding uncharacterized protein LOC106331168 codes for MERLKLVVDDFGYERLNSRYKELVAETENEARDKMEMYLKEPVENQKLMMGFELVRIKRDLIEVTETPHDNADIDNGVAAAGQSHNSTSVDTDVKEVTVEESVHGLVEGVATPDSLCANFPPLELEEGELAPEIPHDTSTAVIPSCNGPQVFSSEVTMNLSDDAAFSTPSKKKIFHSGSAAKSQGLSGSIQFGNCSNSFDVLSDEKFKLVRSLKMLKVVRRLNKRNFSGISQRVKDQKFIVDGLQWSLLTLPDSATAREEHIQRQKLNVLLTAEEKYYRQRSRVRWADVGDRNTVFYHRVVTQHVTVNHIHFLKDEDGRVICTTEELKSHSAQYFQSILGVTDLPNSLAPMEELQDLLPFRCSELQQAYLSRTVLEPEIKGTIFSMPTNKSPGPDGYSIEFIRASWDVVGPDIINAVSEFFRNGRLLKDLNTTAITLIPKKPEACTLGDYRPISCCNIVFKVISKIIANQLKPILRVSVSPNQAAFLKGRSLGENVLLASELIRDYNKSSCLRSSMLKVDIRKAFDTVCWDFVIKILKAQGFPPLFVSWIQECITSPRFFVALNGELAGFFEGKKGLRQGDSISPYLFIMIMEVLSRLLNKAQIENKFQLHPLCNSPRITHLLFADDLLVFSDGSRASVSGIKAVMSVFREWSGLDMNEAKSEIFYGGYNDIQASVMADLSGFKRGSFPTRYLDLPLDPKKITLATLQPFLERITSQLHSWTVKILSFAGKVKLIYSVIYGMVNFWSSVFVQPKRFYQKVDSICSAFLWKNSTTSASGARVSWSSICTPKEEGGLGLRTLEEFDLVFRLKRFGGRNFWLVRDSQRFSVTVRSNGFTASFWYDFWTELGPLHLLFRSTASRSLRLPISATVADATRDSHWNLPPARSENAVTLQIILSTTPVPSPINASDSYLWRLHTGGFGSTFSTSVTWNLLRQRSPIVEWHEVFCGRFISSPPSDIPAAVSMCLSYNGIYASLVRIILKLFLQVLVYSLWRERNGRIFRDLNHHPLGFFRMVDRQMRDRLMSLSPGPNDAHSLLELYFWFVVPFS; via the exons ATGGAGAGGTTGAAGTTGGTTGTTGACGATTTCGGTTATGAAAGGCTAAATTCTCGGTACAAGGAACTTGTTGCTGAAACAGAAAATGAGGCAAGGGATAAGATGGAAATGTACTTAAAGGAACCTGTTGAGAATCAGAAGCTTATGATGGGATTTGA ATTGGTGAGAATAAAGAGAGATCTTATAGAGGTCACAGAGACTCCACATGACAATGCTGACATAGATAATGGTGTCGCCGCTGCTGGTCAGAGCCATAACAGCACCTCTGTTGACACTGATGTGAAGGAAGTCACAGTCGAGGAATCTGTACATGGCCTGGTTGAAGGGGTGGCTACTCCCGATAGCTTGTGTGCTAACTTTCCTCCTTTGGAACTTGAAGAAGGTGAACTGGCTCCTGAAATTCCCCATGATACCTCTACTGCGGTGATTCCTAGCTGTAATGGTCCTCAGGTATTTTCAAGTGAGGTGACTATGAATTTGTCGGACGATGCTGCGTTCAGTACTCCTTCAAAGAAGAAGATTTTTCACTCGGGCTCTGCGGCGAAATCTCAGGGTCTCTCTGGTTCAATTCAATTTGGTAATTGCTCAAACTCTTTTGATGTTCTGAGTGATGAGAAG TTCAAGCTTGTTCGTTCTCTGAAAATGCTTAAGGTTGTCCGTAGATTGAATAAACGCAACTTCAGTGGTATTTCCCAGCGTGTTAAAGACCAGAAATTTATTGTCGATGGGCTTCAGTGGTCTTTGCTCACTCTTCCTGACTCTGCTACAGCGAGGGAGGAGCATATACAGCGCCAGAAACTGAATGTGTTATTAACAGCAGAGGAGAAGTATTACAGACAGAGATCTCGTGTCAGGTGGGCGGATGTGGGGGATCGAAACACTGTCTTCTATCACAGGGTGGTCACTCAACATGTGACTGTGAACCATATCCATTTTTTAAAAGATGAAGATGGAAGGGTTATCTGCACTACAGAAGAGCTTAAATCACATTCAGCTCAGTATTTTCAGAGCATATTAGGAGTTACTGATCTTCCTAATTCTCTGGCTCCCATGGAAGAGCTCCAGGACCTGCTTCCTTTTCGATGCTCAGAACTCCAGCAGGCTTATCTCTCAAGGACTGTTCTGGAGCCGGAAATCAAAGGCACCATCTTCTCCATGCCGACCAACAAGAGTCCCGGGCCGGATGGTTACTCAATTGAGTTTATTAGGGCCTCTTGGGACGTTGTAGGCCCAGACATTATCAATGCGGTTAGTGAATTTTTCAGAAATGGAAGATTGCTCAAAGATTTAAATACTACTGCGATTACTTTGATCCCAAAGAAACCAGAAGCTTGCACTTTGGGAGACTATCGTCCGATTAGTTGCTGCAACATTGTTTTTAAGGTTATCTCCAAGATTATTGCCAACCAGCTGAAGCCTATTCTTCGTGTATCTGTCAGTCCGAATCAGGCTGCATTCTTGAAAGGTCGCAGCTTGGGTGAAAATGTTCTTCTCGCTTCAGAGTTAATTCGGGATTACAACAAATCATCATGCCTCAGAAGTAGTATGCTTAAGGTGGATATTCGTAAGGCTTTCGATACTGTTTGTTGGGATTTTGTTATAAAAATCTTAAAGGCTCAAGGCTTCCCTCCTCTATTTGTGTCCTGGATACAAGAATGCATCACTTCTCCTAGGTTCTTTGTGGCTTTAAATGGAGAATTGGCTGGCTTCTTTGAGGGGAAGAAAGGTTTGAGACAGGGAGACTCTATTTCTCCTTATCTCTTCATCATGATCATGGAAGTTCTCTCTAGACTTTTGAATAAGGCTCAGATAGAGAACAAATTCCAACTTCACCCACTTTGTAACTCTCCTAGAATCACTCACCTCCTCTTTGCAGATGACCTCCTGGTCTTTTCTGATGGCTCGAGAGCTTCGGTCTCCGGGATTAAAGCGGTGATGTCTGTTTTCAGGGAATGGTCTGGTCTGGACATGAATGAGGCCAAGTCTGAAATTTTTTATGGAGGCTACAATGATATCCAAGCCTCAGTTATGGCTGATTTATCAGGTTTTAAACGGGGTTCGTTCCCTACAAGATATTTGGATCTTCCTTTGGATCCAAAGAAGATTACCTTAGCCACTCTCCAGCCTTTCTTGGAGCGAATTACTTCTCAGCTACATTCCTGGACTGTAAAAATCCTCTCTTTCGCAGGCAAGGTGAAGCTTATATATTCGGTTATTTACGGAATGGTCAATTTTTGGAGTTCAGTTTTTGTGCAGCCAAAGAGATTTTACCAGAAAGTGGACTCTATCTGCTCAGCATTTCTGTGGAAGAACTCAACCACCTCTGCCTCGGGTGCTCGTGTGTCCTGGTCTTCTATTTGTACACCAAAAGAGGAAGGAGGGCTTGGGCTGCGGACTCTTGAGGAATTTGATTTGGTCTTTCGGTTGAAGCG ATTCGGTGGTAGAAACTTTTGGCTGGTCAGAGATTCTCAGCGATTCTCGGTTACGGTAAGAA GCAATGGTTTTACTGCCTCTTTCTGGTATGACTTCTGGACAGAGCTAGGCCCTCTTCACTTGTTATTTAGGTCTACTGCCTCCAGGTCTTTAAGGCTACCTATCTCTGCAACTGTCGCTGATGCAACAAGGGATAGTCACTGGAACCTCCCTCCAGCGAGAAGCGAGAATGCAGTAACACTGCAGATCATTCTATCCACCACTCCGGTCCCTTCTCCTATCAACGCTAGTGACTCCTATTTGTGGAGGTTGCACACCGGTGGTTTTGGGTCCACTTTCTCTACTTCAGTCACTTGGAACTTATTACGTCAACGTTCTCCCATTGTTGAGTGGCATGAAGT GTTCTGCGGCAGATTCATATCCTCTCCTCCGTCAGACATCCCTGCTGCTGTCTCGATGTGCTTGAGCTATAATGGTATCTATGCTTCGCTGGTCAGGATAATTTTGAAGCTTTTTCTTCAGGTCTTAGTGTATTCTCTTTGGCGTGAGCGTAATGGGCGTATATTCAGAGACCTCAATCACCACCCTTTAGGCTTCTTTAGGATGGTGGACAGGCAAATGCGAGATAGGTTGATGTCGCTGTCTCCAGGCCCTAATGATGCTCACTCTCTTCTAGAGCTTTATTTCTGGTTTGTTGTTCCATTTAGCTAA
- the LOC106335897 gene encoding uncharacterized protein LOC106335897 isoform X1 produces MYSRLIRRNQRLSCFVLKQDKCLARPPTRDFTGSPSYRLTNPLTNHFTRKHPSCFPIASGNSLSLSQNSQFRRFSSEGDGAGEDNLSKEKTGKEKSVLGGVNRFDSHAQLGKQDQIDWLNNEKLASESKKESPFLNKRERLKNEFSRRIQPWETIQLSFESFPYYLHEHTKDTLVECLSSHIKQRNVASTYGARLGSSSGRILLQSVPGTELYRERLVRALARDSKVPLLILDSSVLAPYDFADDYNEESESDDEAAESDDETAESEAEEETDANNDEEGSSEAKVEGSDDEERYLEISKEVLKKLGADIEDIEKRMSGQLLGSSEVPKAIAVDHSDKAKRPLKKGDQVRYVGSAKKDEAKRRVVLGKISTSDGQKSAFTVIPGRPLSKGQRGEVYEVSGNRVAVIFDSGDNKTSEGSEEKPAEQPQTLPIHWVDAKELKLDMDMQAVDGYIAMEALNEVLGSNQPLIVYFPDFSQWLSRAVPKARRKEFVDKVQEMFDKLSGPIVMICGQNKIETGSKEKEKFTMVLPNFSQFAKLPLPLKRLTEGLAGSKRSEENEIYKLFTNVMRLHPPKEEDALGLFKKQLGEDRRIVISRSNINELLKVLEEHELLCTDLFQVNTDGVILTKQKAEKVIGWARNHYLSTCPEPLVKGGRLSLPRESLEISIARLRKLEDNSLQPSQNLKDIAKDEYERNFVSAVVAPGEIGVKFEDIGALENVKKALNELVILPMRRPELFSRGNLLRPCKGILLFGPPGTGKTLLAKALATEAGANFISITGSTLTSKWFGDAEKLTKALFSYAAKLAPVIIFVDEIDSLLGARGGSSEHEATRRMRNEFMAAWDGLRSKDSQRILILGATNRPFDLDDAVIRRLPRRIYVDLPDAENRLKILKIFLTLENLEPGFQFEKLAKETEGYSGSDLKNLCIAAAYRPVQELLQEEQKGEGADASPCLRPLSLDDFIQSKAKVSPSVAYDATTMNELRKWNEQYGEGGSRTKSPFGF; encoded by the exons ATGTATTCAAGATTGATAAGAAGGAACCAGAGACTAAGTTGTTTTGTATTGAAGCAAGACAAATGCTTAGCTAGACCACCGACTCGTGACTTCACCGGTTCACCATCTTATAGATTAACAAATCCACTAACAAACCATTTCACAAGAAAGCACCCGTCTTGCTTCCCTATTGCCTCTGGAAACTCTTTGAGCCTCTCTCAAAATAGCCAGTTTCGTCGGTTTAGCTCTGAAGGCGATGGTGCTGGTGAGGATAACCTGAGTAAAGAAAAGACTGGGAAAGAGAAGAGCGTTCTTGGAGGAGTTAACCGTTTTGACTCTCACGCTCAGCTTGGAAAGCAAGACCAAATAGATTGGCTCAACAACGAGAAGCTTGCAAGCGAGAGCAAAAAGGAATCACCTTTCCTTAATAAACGAGAGAGGTTGAAGAATGAGTTCTCGCGGAGGATTCAGCCTTGGGAAACTATTCAGCTCTCCTTTGAGTCCTTTCCTTACTACCTCCA CGAGCACACAAAGGACACTCTAGTAGAGTGTCTTAGCTCACATATAAAACAAAGAAACGTGGCGTCCACGTATGGTGCTCGTTTAGGTTCTTCTAGTGGGAGGATATTGCTCCAGAGTGTTCCAG GCACTGAGCTGTACCGTGAGAGGCTGGTACGAGCACTTGCTAGAGACTCAAAAGTTCCTCTGTTGATTCTTGACAGCAGCGTTCTTGCTCCTTAC GATTTTGCTGATGACTACAATGAAGAGTCTGAATCGGATGATGAGGCTGCGGAGTCAGATGATGAGACTGCAGAATCGGAAGCTGAGGAAGAAACGGATGCAAACAATGACGAGGAAGGTAGCAGTGAGGCGAAAGTAGAAGGAAGTGACGATGAAGAAAGGTATCTAGAGATTTCTAAAGAAGTTCTCAAGAAACTTGGAGCTGACATAGAGGATATAGAGAAG AGAATGTCTGGACAGTTGCTTGGCTCTTCTGAGGTGCCTAAAGCTATAGCTGTTGATCATAGTGATAAAGCCAAGCGGCCTCTTAAGAAAG GAGATCAAGTTAGGTATGTTGGGTCGGCTAAGAAGGACGAAGCAAAGCGTAG GGTCGTATTGGGGAAGATTTCTACATCTGATGGTCAAAAAAGTGCTTTTACCGTTATTCCTGGCAG GCCGTTGTCCAAGGGACAACGTGGAGAGGTATATGAAGTGAGTGGGAACCGTGTAGCGGTCATATTTGACTCTGGCGACAATAAAACATCAGAGGGAAGTGAGGAAAAGCCAGCAGAACAGCCCCAAACGTTACCTATCCACTGGGTAGATG CTAAAGAGCTCAAACTCGACATGGATATGCAAGCAGTTGATGGCTACATTGCTATGGAGGCGTTAAATGAG GTTTTGGGATCCAATCAACCACTTATAGTCTATTTTCCAGACTTCTCTCAGTGGTTGTCCAGAGCTGTGCCTAAAGCAAGACGAAAGGAATTTGTAGACAAAGTTCAGGAGATGTTTGATAAATTATCTGGTCCGATTGTTATGATATGTGGGCAGAACAAGATAGAAACAGGCTCAAAAGAAAAAGAGAAATTT ACGATGGTGCTCCCAAACTTTAGCCAGTTTGCGAAACTG CCTCTACCGTTGAAGCGTCTAACGGAGGGATTAGCAGGAAGTAAACGATCAGAGGAGAATGAGATATACAAGCTTTTCACTAATGTTATGCGCCTACATCCTCCAAAG GAAGAAGATGCCCTTGGACTGTTCAAGAAACAACTGGGAGAAGATAGGAGAATTGTGATATCTCGGAGCAATATAAATGAGTTACTTAAG GTACTTGAAGAACATGAGTTGTTATGCACAGACTTATTCCAAGTGAACACCGATGGTGTGATATTGACAAAGCAAA AAGCAGAGAAAGTTATTGGCTGGGCAAGAAATCATTATTTATCCACTTGTCCAGAACCATTAGTTAAAGGAGGCCGCTTGTCTCTGCCTCGGGAAAG CCTTGAGATTTCGATTGCGAGGTTAAGAAAATTAGAAGATAACTCCCTACAGCCCTCACAAAACTTAAAG GATATTGCAAAGGATGAGTATGAACGAAACTTCGTCTCGGCTGTGGTTGCTCCTGGAGAAATAGGGGTCAAGTTTGAAGACATTGGTGCTCTTGAAAACGTGAAAAAGGCGTTAAATGAGTTGGTTATTCTTCCCATGAGGAGGCCAGAGCTTTTCTCCCGTGGGAATCTCTTGCGG CCCTGTAAAGGAATATTGCTTTTCGGTCCTCCTGGAACGGGTAAGACGCTCCTTGCCAAGGCCCTTGCAACAGAAGCTGGAGCAAACTTCATTAGCATAACTGGCTCAACTCTTACATCAAAG TGGTTCGGAGATGCAGAGAAGCTCACTAAGGCTCTCTTTTCCTATGCCGCCAAGCTAGCACCTGTTATTATATTTGTCGATGAG ATCGACAGTCTGTTAGGTGCTCGTGGTGGCTCTTCAGAGCACGAAGCTACCAGAAGAATGAGAAATGAGTTCATGGCAGCTTGGGATGGGCTTAGGTCGAAAGACAGCCAAAGAATCCTCATCCTCGGTGCCACCAACCGTCCATTTGATCTTGATGATGCTGTCATCCGTCGTCTACCAAGAAG GATATATGTGGACTTACCAGATGCAGAGAACCGGTTAAAGATACTGAAAATATTTCTCACTCTGGAAAATCTTGAACCGGGTTTCCAATTCGAGAAACTCGCAAAGGAAACCGAAGGTTACTCCGGTAGTGATTTGAAG AATCTATGCATTGCTGCTGCTTACAGACCTGTTCAAGAACTCTTACAGGAAGAACAAAAG GGTGAAGGAGCAGATGCGTCCCCTTGTCTACGGCCGCTGAGTTTGGATGACTTCATTCAATCTAAAGCTAAG GTGAGCCCGTCGGTGGCATACGATGCGACGACCATGAATGAGCTGAGAAAATGGAACGAGCAATATGGTGAAGGAGGAAGCAGGACTAAGTCTCCTTTTGGCTTCTGA
- the LOC106335897 gene encoding uncharacterized protein LOC106335897 isoform X2, whose amino-acid sequence MYSRLIRRNQRLSCFVLKQDKCLARPPTRDFTGSPSYRLTNPLTNHFTRKHPSCFPIASGNSLSLSQNSQFRRFSSEGDGAGEDNLSKEKTGKEKSVLGGVNRFDSHAQLGKQDQIDWLNNEKLASESKKESPFLNKRERLKNEFSRRIQPWETIQLSFESFPYYLHEHTKDTLVECLSSHIKQRNVASTYGARLGSSSGRILLQSVPGTELYRERLVRALARDSKVPLLILDSSVLAPYDFADDYNEESESDDEAAESDDETAESEAEEETDANNDEEGSSEAKVEGSDDEERYLEISKEVLKKLGADIEDIEKRMSGQLLGSSEVPKAIAVDHSDKAKRPLKKGDQVRYVGSAKKDEAKRRPLSKGQRGEVYEVSGNRVAVIFDSGDNKTSEGSEEKPAEQPQTLPIHWVDAKELKLDMDMQAVDGYIAMEALNEVLGSNQPLIVYFPDFSQWLSRAVPKARRKEFVDKVQEMFDKLSGPIVMICGQNKIETGSKEKEKFTMVLPNFSQFAKLPLPLKRLTEGLAGSKRSEENEIYKLFTNVMRLHPPKEEDALGLFKKQLGEDRRIVISRSNINELLKVLEEHELLCTDLFQVNTDGVILTKQKAEKVIGWARNHYLSTCPEPLVKGGRLSLPRESLEISIARLRKLEDNSLQPSQNLKDIAKDEYERNFVSAVVAPGEIGVKFEDIGALENVKKALNELVILPMRRPELFSRGNLLRPCKGILLFGPPGTGKTLLAKALATEAGANFISITGSTLTSKWFGDAEKLTKALFSYAAKLAPVIIFVDEIDSLLGARGGSSEHEATRRMRNEFMAAWDGLRSKDSQRILILGATNRPFDLDDAVIRRLPRRIYVDLPDAENRLKILKIFLTLENLEPGFQFEKLAKETEGYSGSDLKNLCIAAAYRPVQELLQEEQKGEGADASPCLRPLSLDDFIQSKAKVSPSVAYDATTMNELRKWNEQYGEGGSRTKSPFGF is encoded by the exons ATGTATTCAAGATTGATAAGAAGGAACCAGAGACTAAGTTGTTTTGTATTGAAGCAAGACAAATGCTTAGCTAGACCACCGACTCGTGACTTCACCGGTTCACCATCTTATAGATTAACAAATCCACTAACAAACCATTTCACAAGAAAGCACCCGTCTTGCTTCCCTATTGCCTCTGGAAACTCTTTGAGCCTCTCTCAAAATAGCCAGTTTCGTCGGTTTAGCTCTGAAGGCGATGGTGCTGGTGAGGATAACCTGAGTAAAGAAAAGACTGGGAAAGAGAAGAGCGTTCTTGGAGGAGTTAACCGTTTTGACTCTCACGCTCAGCTTGGAAAGCAAGACCAAATAGATTGGCTCAACAACGAGAAGCTTGCAAGCGAGAGCAAAAAGGAATCACCTTTCCTTAATAAACGAGAGAGGTTGAAGAATGAGTTCTCGCGGAGGATTCAGCCTTGGGAAACTATTCAGCTCTCCTTTGAGTCCTTTCCTTACTACCTCCA CGAGCACACAAAGGACACTCTAGTAGAGTGTCTTAGCTCACATATAAAACAAAGAAACGTGGCGTCCACGTATGGTGCTCGTTTAGGTTCTTCTAGTGGGAGGATATTGCTCCAGAGTGTTCCAG GCACTGAGCTGTACCGTGAGAGGCTGGTACGAGCACTTGCTAGAGACTCAAAAGTTCCTCTGTTGATTCTTGACAGCAGCGTTCTTGCTCCTTAC GATTTTGCTGATGACTACAATGAAGAGTCTGAATCGGATGATGAGGCTGCGGAGTCAGATGATGAGACTGCAGAATCGGAAGCTGAGGAAGAAACGGATGCAAACAATGACGAGGAAGGTAGCAGTGAGGCGAAAGTAGAAGGAAGTGACGATGAAGAAAGGTATCTAGAGATTTCTAAAGAAGTTCTCAAGAAACTTGGAGCTGACATAGAGGATATAGAGAAG AGAATGTCTGGACAGTTGCTTGGCTCTTCTGAGGTGCCTAAAGCTATAGCTGTTGATCATAGTGATAAAGCCAAGCGGCCTCTTAAGAAAG GAGATCAAGTTAGGTATGTTGGGTCGGCTAAGAAGGACGAAGCAAAGCGTAG GCCGTTGTCCAAGGGACAACGTGGAGAGGTATATGAAGTGAGTGGGAACCGTGTAGCGGTCATATTTGACTCTGGCGACAATAAAACATCAGAGGGAAGTGAGGAAAAGCCAGCAGAACAGCCCCAAACGTTACCTATCCACTGGGTAGATG CTAAAGAGCTCAAACTCGACATGGATATGCAAGCAGTTGATGGCTACATTGCTATGGAGGCGTTAAATGAG GTTTTGGGATCCAATCAACCACTTATAGTCTATTTTCCAGACTTCTCTCAGTGGTTGTCCAGAGCTGTGCCTAAAGCAAGACGAAAGGAATTTGTAGACAAAGTTCAGGAGATGTTTGATAAATTATCTGGTCCGATTGTTATGATATGTGGGCAGAACAAGATAGAAACAGGCTCAAAAGAAAAAGAGAAATTT ACGATGGTGCTCCCAAACTTTAGCCAGTTTGCGAAACTG CCTCTACCGTTGAAGCGTCTAACGGAGGGATTAGCAGGAAGTAAACGATCAGAGGAGAATGAGATATACAAGCTTTTCACTAATGTTATGCGCCTACATCCTCCAAAG GAAGAAGATGCCCTTGGACTGTTCAAGAAACAACTGGGAGAAGATAGGAGAATTGTGATATCTCGGAGCAATATAAATGAGTTACTTAAG GTACTTGAAGAACATGAGTTGTTATGCACAGACTTATTCCAAGTGAACACCGATGGTGTGATATTGACAAAGCAAA AAGCAGAGAAAGTTATTGGCTGGGCAAGAAATCATTATTTATCCACTTGTCCAGAACCATTAGTTAAAGGAGGCCGCTTGTCTCTGCCTCGGGAAAG CCTTGAGATTTCGATTGCGAGGTTAAGAAAATTAGAAGATAACTCCCTACAGCCCTCACAAAACTTAAAG GATATTGCAAAGGATGAGTATGAACGAAACTTCGTCTCGGCTGTGGTTGCTCCTGGAGAAATAGGGGTCAAGTTTGAAGACATTGGTGCTCTTGAAAACGTGAAAAAGGCGTTAAATGAGTTGGTTATTCTTCCCATGAGGAGGCCAGAGCTTTTCTCCCGTGGGAATCTCTTGCGG CCCTGTAAAGGAATATTGCTTTTCGGTCCTCCTGGAACGGGTAAGACGCTCCTTGCCAAGGCCCTTGCAACAGAAGCTGGAGCAAACTTCATTAGCATAACTGGCTCAACTCTTACATCAAAG TGGTTCGGAGATGCAGAGAAGCTCACTAAGGCTCTCTTTTCCTATGCCGCCAAGCTAGCACCTGTTATTATATTTGTCGATGAG ATCGACAGTCTGTTAGGTGCTCGTGGTGGCTCTTCAGAGCACGAAGCTACCAGAAGAATGAGAAATGAGTTCATGGCAGCTTGGGATGGGCTTAGGTCGAAAGACAGCCAAAGAATCCTCATCCTCGGTGCCACCAACCGTCCATTTGATCTTGATGATGCTGTCATCCGTCGTCTACCAAGAAG GATATATGTGGACTTACCAGATGCAGAGAACCGGTTAAAGATACTGAAAATATTTCTCACTCTGGAAAATCTTGAACCGGGTTTCCAATTCGAGAAACTCGCAAAGGAAACCGAAGGTTACTCCGGTAGTGATTTGAAG AATCTATGCATTGCTGCTGCTTACAGACCTGTTCAAGAACTCTTACAGGAAGAACAAAAG GGTGAAGGAGCAGATGCGTCCCCTTGTCTACGGCCGCTGAGTTTGGATGACTTCATTCAATCTAAAGCTAAG GTGAGCCCGTCGGTGGCATACGATGCGACGACCATGAATGAGCTGAGAAAATGGAACGAGCAATATGGTGAAGGAGGAAGCAGGACTAAGTCTCCTTTTGGCTTCTGA
- the LOC106328307 gene encoding sirohydrochlorin ferrochelatase, producing MAATQSHFLTNLRISSQRADARVSSSSCEMVTRTNRPWALPCSLKVDTFQFQRTTRRGSPCLARFEDGELLRSGIGDADGIIIVDHGSRRRESNLMLGEVSLLNLMLCWLLIVSLQYELAEPSIKSAFSLCVQQGAKRVVVSPFFLFPGRHWHQDIPALTADAAKEFSDISYLITAPLGLHNLLIDVVNDRIQHCLSHVEGDADECLVCAGTNKCKLYNSS from the exons ATGGCAGCGACTCAATCTCACTTCTTGACCAACCTGAGAATCTCCTCCCAACG AGCGGATGCTCGTGTTTCGTCTTCTTCTTGTGAGATGGTTACTCGGACGAATCGGCCATGGGCTTTGCCATGTTCCTTGAAAGTTGACACCTTTCAGTTCCAAAGAACAACGAGAAGAGGATCTCCATGTTTGGCGAGGTTCGAGGATGGCGAGTTGCTCAGAAGTGGGATTGGTGATGCTGATGGGATTATAATCGTCGACCACGGTTCTCGTCGCCGCGAATCTAATCTCATGCTCGGTGAGGTTTCGCTTCTTAATCTTATGCTTTGTTGGTTGTTAATTGTCTCATTACAGTAT GAATTGGCTGAGCCATCTATAAAAAGTGCATTCAGTTTGTGTGTACAACAAGGAGCGAAACGTGTTGTTGTTAGCCCGTTTTTTCTGTTTCCTGGAAGACATTGGCATCAG GACATTCCTGCTTTGACGGCTGATGCTGCGAAGGAGTTCTCTGACATCTCATACCTCATTACTGCACCTCTCGGCCTCCACAATCTCCTCATT GACGTTGTGAACGACAGAATCCAACATTGTCTGAGTCATGTTGAAGGTGATGCAGACGAATGTCTCGTTTGTGCTGGAACAAACAAGTGCAAGCTCTACAATAGTTCTTAG